Below is a window of Aphanothece sacrum FPU1 DNA.
GGGAACAATTATAAAAGGGCCAGGTATGACAATTGAAGAATTCAAAAAACTTTTATAATTAATAAAATATTGCTGAAAGCCTATTTTTTAGAACTTTAGACTTAATCTATTATAATCTGAATAAGGATAACGACAGACACCCCTATTTTGATCGTCCATGACTGCAAATATACCCGAATTACCGCCTCAATACGACCCCAAAACTACCGAAACCAAATGGCAAACCGCTTGGGAAACCCATCAAGTCTTTAAAGCGGATAATAGCCACAATGGGAAAACGTTCTGTATTGTTATCCCACCCCCCAACGTTACGGGAAGTTTGCACATGGGTCATGCTTTTGAAGATTGTCTCATGGATGTGCTAGTACGATATCATCGGATGGATGGCTATAATACCCTCTGTCTCCCCGGAACTGACCATGCGAGTATTGCAGTTCATACAATTCTTGATAGACAGTTAAAAGCAGAAGGCAAAACCCGTTATGATATTGGACGGGAAAAATTCTTAGAAAAAGCTTGGCAATGGAAGGAAGAATCTGGCGGTACAATTGTTAATCAGTTAAAGCGGATGGGTCTATCTGCGGACTGGTCACGGGAACGATTTACTCTCGATGAAGGGTTATCAAAAGCTGTTAGAACTGCCTTTGTAAAACTCTATGAAGCAGGATTAATTTATCGTGGTAATTATTTAGTAAACTGGTGTCCCGCTTCTTTATCAGCAGTCTCAGATTTAGAAGTTGAAAGTAAAGAAGTTGATGGACATTTATGGCATTTTCGTTATCCCTTAACTGATGGTAGTGGTTCTGTAGAAGTAGCAACAACTCGACCTGAAACTATGTTAGGAGATACAGGAGTAGCGGTTAATCCTAATGATAAACGATACCAAAAATTAATCGGTAAAACCGTTACTTTACCAATTGTAGGGCGAGAAATTCCTATCTTTGGTGATGAATTAGTTGACCCTGAATTTGGGACTGGTTGTGTGAAAGTTACACCGGCCCATGACCCCAATGATTTTGAGATGGGAAATCGTCATAATTTGCCCTTTATTAATATTATGAATAAGGACGGCACTTTAAACGGAAATGCAGGAATTTTTGCTGGACAAGACCGTTATATTGCTCGTACAAATGTTGTTAAAAAGTTAGAAGAAGATGGTTATTTAATTAAAGTTGAAGAATATCGTCATGCTGTCCCTTATAGTGATAGAGGAAAAGTTCCCGTTGAACCCTTATTATCAACTCAATGGTTTGTAAAAATTGACCCCCTTTCTCAAAAAGCATTAAAGTTTTTAGACGAACAAAATTCTCCTCGATTTGTGCCGGAACGTTGGACAAAAGTATATCGAGATTGGCTAATTAAATTAAAAGATTGGTGTATTTCTCGTCAATTATGGTGGGGTCATCAAATTCCTGCTTGGTATGTCATCAGTGAAACTAACAACACAATTACCGATCATACACCGTTTATTGTGGCAGATAATGAAACAGAAGCCCTAGAAAAAGCCCAACAAAAATACGGCAAAAATGTTAAATTAGAACAAGATCCCGATGTCTTAGATACTTGGTTTTCTTCCGGTTTGTGGCCCTTTTCAACTTTAGGATGGCCCGAAAATACAGAAGACTTTAAAACTTATTATCCCACCAGTACCCTAGTAACAGGATTTGATATTATCTTCTTTTGGGTAGCCAGAATGACCATGATGGCCGGATATTTTACCGATCAAATGCCTTTCCAAGATGTCTATATTCATGGGTTGGTGCGGGATGAAAACGGCAAAAAAATGTCCAAATCTGCTAATAATGGGATTGATCCTTTAATATTAGTGTCTAAGTATGGAACCGATGCCTTACGTTATACTTTAATTAAGGAAGTAGCAGGGGCCGGACAAGATATTAGCTTACAATATGATCGCCAAACAGATGAATCTGAATCTGTCGAAGCTTCCCGAAATTTTGCCAATAAACTGTGGAATGCTGCTCGGTTTGTTATGATGAATTTGAAAGGAGAAACCCCCCAAACTTTGGGAACACCAGATTTAGAGCAATTAGAATTATGCGATCGCTGGTTACTTTCCCGTTATTATCAAGTGGTAAAACAAACCAGACAAGATATTGAAACTTATGGCTTAGGAGAAGCAGCTAAAGGACTTTATGAATTCATTTGGGGAGATTTTTGTGATTGGTATATTGAACTGGTAAAATCTCGTTTATGGCAAGATATACCATCCCGTAAAGTTGCTCAACAAACCTTAGCTTATGTGTTAGATGGTACACTAAAGTTACTCCATCCCTTTATGCCTCATATTACCGAAGAAATTTGGCAAACCCTCACCCAAACTACAGATAAATTTATTGCGTTACAATGTTATCCAGTAGTTGATGAAACTTTAATTAATCCAGAATTAGAAGTATCATTTAGTCAACTATTTGAGACTATTCGTACTGTACGTAACCTGCGGGCCGAAGCGGACATCAAACCAGGAGTCAAGGTTTCAGTAATATTACAGAGTGAAAATGAACAAGAACGGTTGATCCTAGAATCCGGTCAAGATTACATAAAAGACTTAGGAAAAGTGGAAAAATTAACCATTACCTCCCAATTAGAAAAAGAGACGGAACAAGTAATTGCCGGAGTCGTCGGAACCATACAGGCGTTAATTCCTCTGTCGGGTGTTGTAGATATTGCCAGTTTACAGGCTAAACTAGAGAAGAAATTGAGTAAAATTGAAGCAGAGGTAAAAGCCTTAAGCGGTCGCCTAAACAACCCTGGTTTTGTTAATAAAGCCCCCCAAGAGGTTGTTCAAAGTGTAAGGGATACCTTAGCAGAGGCGCAAAAACAAGCTGAAATTTTACGGGAACGTCTGCAACGTCTGAAATAATAACTAAAGCCACCCCTGAATTCTTTATTTGCTATGTTGCACTTGGCTCAAGTTAAAAAGAATCCGACTTCAGGCGAGAGGGAACTTCAGTTGCTGGCACGCCAAAAGTCTCAATATCTCTGGGATGTGAGTTACTCGCAGATGAGTGACTCACCCATTATCTCCCGTGAAGCGGCAATCGCTTTAGGAGAGGGAGTTTTAGTGTTAATTGAACTAGAAGAAAATCAGCAAATAGTAAAAATTTATGAAGCAAAAGATTGGATTATTAGTTTAATTGATACTTATCTAACCAATGAAGTGATTACACCCGAATGGGTAAAACAAGAACAGGAAAGAATTGAACAATGGCGACAAGAAATGACAGCTAAAAGTCTCGATTTAACTCGTCGTCAATTAGAATTAGAAACCCATACAGAACAAATTCAAGAATTAGAAACTAAGTTAAAACAGGAACGGGAAGAATTAGAAAGTCGTTGGGAAAAACTAAAAGCATTAGAAGATGAGTCTGAATAAGTTTAATTCGGATAAATTAAATATTGATGAGGTCAAAGAACAGGGAAGTCGAACTCAGCTTTATTAATGAGAACTTTGTATTTTACTTAGGTGTGGAGTGTTTGGGTCGTCACTCCACAAAGTAATTTAGAGAGATTTTTTAATTCCTAGCCCCTTAATAATCAGTTTCTCTGTGAGTCAGTGCGACGGTATTGTTCACAAAAGGATTAGACAAAGAAGCGGTTTGAATCTTGTGAAATAAGGCCCCAAAACCACTCAGAAAAATAAGGATAGCCACACTGTTGATAATAGTTGTAAGTTTCATGAGGATTTTATATTTGAAGTTCTTCTTTATTAAGTTAATAGTTAGATGTGTCTTTTTCATGTCATTGTCTTGACACTTTCAATGATTGACTCCCCTTGTTTAATCGATTTGTTTGTGCGGATGCTCAAAAAGATGTTATGATGGGAATCGAGCATTAAAGATCGGTACAAGAGTAAGTTATATAATTGACAGATTTTTCCGTTAAGTATTGGTACGTTTCTCTCCGAAATCTCAATCTCCACAATTCAAATAGCAATAGAGACAATTTATGTCAATTTATGTAGGAAACCTCTCTTATGAGGTAACAGAAGCTGAGCTTGGTTCTGTCTTTGCAGAATATGGTTCAGTCAAGCGAGTTCATGTCCCCACAGACAGAGAAACAGGTCGTGCGAGAGGATTTGCCTTTGTGGAAATGGACACACCAGCGCAAGAATCTACCGCCATTGAGACCCTTGATGGTGCTGAGTGGATGGGACGTTCAATGAAAGTGAATCAAGCTCGTCCCCGCGAAGAAGGCGGTCGTGGTCAAAGAAATAGCTTTAATTAACGCATGATTGAATATTAGAATCAAAAAATACAAGAGATTCATCCGTTTTGGGTGAGTCTTCTTTTTTTGAGATTACCAAGTATTTGAAATTTGTTATAATCTAGCTACCTTAACATCAAAAATTAAACCCGATGGAATCTCTAATTAACGAAAAAAAAACTAAAGAACTTCTCACCGAGATTTTAATAGAAATGATGCAATCTAAACGAGAAGTATTTTATGAAATTGTTTTAGAAGCCTTAGAAGAAATTGGTCTAGGGAATGCTATCGTTGAGGGAAGAAAGAATGAATTTGTATCTGAAGACGAAGTTCTGGCAATTCTTGATGGTCAAGTAGAATGAATGTCCGATTTGAGTCCAAATTTGCTAAAGACTTAAAAACGATTGCAAAAGCTATTATTGAAAATTAAAAATATTATTAGTGAATGAACTTGTTTTCGTACGTTTTTTACATAGAAAAGAAATTTATTGATTTTTTCCCTAATATTGTTAGTTGAGACAGTCTCCTCACCCCATTACCCTCCACCGAAAGTGCGCGTAGCGACCACCTCATCACATTCGCGTTGCGTGACTTCATGACGATAACGAAACATTTCTTTAAGACGAGAATCTACCCACCATCCTATTAAAAATTCTACGATCAATCCTCCAGGGATTTCATATTCTATTTTATCCGTTAAACGAGTTTGCCCATTTTCATTGACAAATTCATGACGATGTACCCATGATTCCATGGGGCCAATTTCTTGACGATCCACAAATAAATAAGGTGGGTTACACTCAATATGATGGGCTAACCAACGAATAGGAATAAACCCTAACCATAAACGAAATTCGGAGATTGCCCCGACTCCTAAACCCCCTTCTCTTTTGATGATTTGTACAGGTTGCCAAGGAGGTGTTAATAAAACTAAAATATCTGATCTTTCATGAAATTGCCAAACGGTTTCAATCGGTGCATTAATGAGAGTTGTATATTGGAAAGTCAGCATATTACTTAATATCTATTCAATTTACTTAAACCTTGGGGTTCTCCCGATATCTTAGTATAAAATGTATGTCGGAGCTACAATCTTTAACCCACATTCCGCACTTCAAAAAAGTAGTATTAAATACTACAGTCTTTTCTAATTTGTTCTAAGTATAATTGCTTAAAGAAGATGAGGCAAAAAGATGAGATAATTGTTTGAGTTATCCACCATAAAGAAAAACGAAAAAGTGTCTTATCTAGAAGAAATAGAAGTTAAAAATATAGACCATTTAGGCATAGTAGCCGGATTAATTGATGAAATAGGAATAGTCAAAATAATCAATAATAAATTAGGAATAGATGTCAGAGAAAAAATCTCAGCAGGCACGGTAGTTAAGTCCATTCTCATCAATGGACTAGGATTTGTCTCAAGACCCCTATATTTATTTAGCCAATTTTTTGAAGATAAAGCCGTCGAAAAATTATTAGGAGAAGGAATAGAACCTAATTATATAAATGATGATAAAATTGGGAGAGTCATGGATGAATTATATAAATATGGACTAAATAATCTCTTTATAGAAGTTATCTTAGAAGTTATAAATAAATTTGAAATAGAGATTAAATATTCCCATTTAGATGCCACATCATTCCATCTAGATGGAGAATATAAAAGTGAAGAAAAATACGAGAAAGAGCAAGAAGAAAAGATTATAAAAGAAAGACCAATTTTTATTAAGAAAGGATACTCTCGTGACCATCGACCAGACTTAAAACAATGCGTTTTAGACTTAATAACAACCCAAGATGGAGACTTACCCTTATTTGTCAGAGTTGGAGATGGAAATGAGGCTGACAAAGCCGTATTTGGAAAAATCTTAGTAGAATTTAAAAAACAAATAGAGTTTGACAGTATCATGGTCTGTGATAGTGCTTTATATAGTCAAGAAAATCTCAAACTAATCCAACATTTAAAATGGATAACTAGGGTTCCAATGACCCTCAAAAAAGCGAAAGAATTAATACAAAATGTAGAAATAGAAGAAATAACAGATGACGAAAAAAAGAAAAGAAGTCACCTACATTTAGAAGGTTATACTTGGAAAGAGGAAATAGTAACTTATGGTGGAATCAAGCAAACTTGGTTAATAGTATCAAGTGAAAAAAGACAAAAAAGTGACTTAGAGAAACTAGAAAAACAACTCAAACAAGAAGAAGATAAATGCCAAAAACTTCTTAAACAATTACAATCTGAAGAATTTGAGCATCCCCAATCTGCTAGATATAAATTAAAAGCCATTAACAAAAAACTGAGATTTTTTGAAATAATAGAAGTTGAACTTATTGAAGCTTGCTCTAAGAAAAATGAAACGATTTATAAAATTGTTGGTCTGGCTCAGAAAAATAATGAAGAGATAGCTAAAAGAACTAAAGAATCAGGGAGATTTATTTTAGCGACTAACTTAGTAGAGGAAAATAAATTAGAGCCGACTGAAATTCTCATAACTTATAAAAATCAGCAATCTTCTGAAAGAGGATTTCGATTCTTGAAAGATCCTTTATTTTTTGCCGATAGTTTTTTTGTCGAGAAACCGGAAAGAATAGAGACAATGTTATTTTTGATGTCTTTCTGTTTGCTCCTGTATAACTTGGGACAAAGAGAACTAAGAAAGTGTTTAAAAAGAGCCAAGGTAGGAGTCAAAAATCAAGTTGGTAAATTAACAGAGCGTCCTACATTGAGATGGATGTTTCAATGTTTCCAAGGGATTCATTTTGTAATTTTAAACGAAGTAAAACAGATTGTTAATTTAACGGAAGAAAGACGTTTTATTTTAAGTTGTTTGCCCGCATCTTGTCAAAAATATTATCTATAATTTTAAGCAAATACAACAAAAAGAATAAATCGATAAGAGTTGAATAATATTCACAGAGGAGGGGAAATACTCCTCTGTTTGTGGTGACTTCTTCTAATTTTCAACGAGTTAAAATATTCTAAATTTGATAAGTTCACCCAAACATCTGATGGATTGAGAATTTTTCTTTATTCCATCTGAATTTTTTGCCTTTTCAAAGCTCTGTATTTTTTAATACTACATTTTGAAGTGCGGAATCTAAGTTTAACATCCTGGGTTACGACGCGGACAAAAACTTATTAGTTTTCCGGTCAAAATTGTTGCCGCGTCTAATCCACCCTACGAATCATAAGCTTTACTTATCACCACTTAAACAAAATTAATTACACATAGCAGGGCGGATTGATCTAGTTTTTTCGTGAGAATCATGGATTTATATTTATTAGGCTATCCCAGTGTTTTAAATTATGATGGTTCTTGGAATCAATGGAGTCATCTTCAAAATTGAAGATAGTGCATTAATTGAGCTATAATTTGCCCGTCTAAGGTTAATCGTTTTTGGAAATCTACTAAGTTCTTATAATTACCATTTTCTTGACGATTATTAACAATTTTTTGGGCTAAGATTATATCAATTAAGAAAATTGATTCTAATTGTTCTATCGTAGCTGTATTAGGATTAATTCGTTGAGGAGTCAGCAAACTATCAGGATCATAGTAACAAAAGGAAAGAAGGGGAACTAAAGGATTAAGAGGTTGTACAGAAATACTTAATGCGGCGGCTACGTCTTCAATACAGAGTAATTCTACACCTATTCTTACCAAGTTAACTAATGTTCTGGCTTGATGAATAGAAATTCCTGGTAATCTCAACCAATCATCAATAGTGGCTTGATTTACTTCAATTTTAACCCCTAATTCTGCCGCGATCTCTATTTCTTCTAAGGAACAAAAACGATAATAGGGATCATTAAGAATTCGCTGACGAATAGCTTGTCGTTGGGGATTAAGTTTTTTAGTCCAAGCAGAAAATGTCATGAGTTTTAAGCAATGCGATCGAGTAGTTGACGGCGTTTTTGTTCAAATTCATAATCAGAAACTAACCCTTCTTCTCGTAAGCGATCTAATTCTCGTAAACCCTCGGCGATCGCCCCAACTTGTATAGGTTGACTGGTGTTAATATTGAGAAGATTCGGTTGAAGATTAACCCCATTAAATTGAGCGTTAAACTGTTGTTCTCCTTGTACAAAATACCACACAGCATCAATCGCACAAGCAATACGAGGAATGGGAGTATTCCATAAAAGAAAATAGATTACCCCCCAAATGGGTTGTCCGAGGTAAAATTTATGGATTCCTGCGATCGGCCAAGGGATAACCGTACAAATTAAGGCCAGTATTATCCCCATTTTACGGTTTTTTGGCTGAGTGATTAGCTTTTCTACGGATGACATCAGGTTTGAATCTAAAAGTGGGGTTGAGGATTTAAAATCTACTTTACCGTCTTTGACTCTTTTGAGCATGAGGTGTTCCAAACCTATAACTTTAATTGAGTAATACCATGTTTCCCAAACATGAGGGTGTTGGGTTTCGTCACCTCAACCCAACCTACATCTGTTGATCTCTATCTCCTTTGTTAATACGGAAAACCGTAGTTCCCCTAAGCTTTCAACTGATTTACAATACAATTAAGGGCTGTTTTTAAGCAGATAGTTCCTTAATATTACATCGCAAAAAAAGGAAGATAATCATGGGATTTTTTGATTCAGAAGTTGTTCAACAAGAAGCAAAAAAATTATTTGAAGACTATCAATCTCTGATGCAATTAGGAGGAGAATATGGTAAATTCGATCGACAAGGAAAACAAATTTTTATTGACAAAATGGAAGAACTTATGGATCGTTATAAAATTTTCATGAAACGCTTTGAGTTATC
It encodes the following:
- a CDS encoding valine--tRNA ligase codes for the protein MTANIPELPPQYDPKTTETKWQTAWETHQVFKADNSHNGKTFCIVIPPPNVTGSLHMGHAFEDCLMDVLVRYHRMDGYNTLCLPGTDHASIAVHTILDRQLKAEGKTRYDIGREKFLEKAWQWKEESGGTIVNQLKRMGLSADWSRERFTLDEGLSKAVRTAFVKLYEAGLIYRGNYLVNWCPASLSAVSDLEVESKEVDGHLWHFRYPLTDGSGSVEVATTRPETMLGDTGVAVNPNDKRYQKLIGKTVTLPIVGREIPIFGDELVDPEFGTGCVKVTPAHDPNDFEMGNRHNLPFINIMNKDGTLNGNAGIFAGQDRYIARTNVVKKLEEDGYLIKVEEYRHAVPYSDRGKVPVEPLLSTQWFVKIDPLSQKALKFLDEQNSPRFVPERWTKVYRDWLIKLKDWCISRQLWWGHQIPAWYVISETNNTITDHTPFIVADNETEALEKAQQKYGKNVKLEQDPDVLDTWFSSGLWPFSTLGWPENTEDFKTYYPTSTLVTGFDIIFFWVARMTMMAGYFTDQMPFQDVYIHGLVRDENGKKMSKSANNGIDPLILVSKYGTDALRYTLIKEVAGAGQDISLQYDRQTDESESVEASRNFANKLWNAARFVMMNLKGETPQTLGTPDLEQLELCDRWLLSRYYQVVKQTRQDIETYGLGEAAKGLYEFIWGDFCDWYIELVKSRLWQDIPSRKVAQQTLAYVLDGTLKLLHPFMPHITEEIWQTLTQTTDKFIALQCYPVVDETLINPELEVSFSQLFETIRTVRNLRAEADIKPGVKVSVILQSENEQERLILESGQDYIKDLGKVEKLTITSQLEKETEQVIAGVVGTIQALIPLSGVVDIASLQAKLEKKLSKIEAEVKALSGRLNNPGFVNKAPQEVVQSVRDTLAEAQKQAEILRERLQRLK
- a CDS encoding RNA recognition motif domain-containing protein → MSIYVGNLSYEVTEAELGSVFAEYGSVKRVHVPTDRETGRARGFAFVEMDTPAQESTAIETLDGAEWMGRSMKVNQARPREEGGRGQRNSFN
- a CDS encoding SRPBCC family protein, whose translation is MLTFQYTTLINAPIETVWQFHERSDILVLLTPPWQPVQIIKREGGLGVGAISEFRLWLGFIPIRWLAHHIECNPPYLFVDRQEIGPMESWVHRHEFVNENGQTRLTDKIEYEIPGGLIVEFLIGWWVDSRLKEMFRYRHEVTQRECDEVVATRTFGGG
- a CDS encoding IS1634 family transposase — protein: MSYLEEIEVKNIDHLGIVAGLIDEIGIVKIINNKLGIDVREKISAGTVVKSILINGLGFVSRPLYLFSQFFEDKAVEKLLGEGIEPNYINDDKIGRVMDELYKYGLNNLFIEVILEVINKFEIEIKYSHLDATSFHLDGEYKSEEKYEKEQEEKIIKERPIFIKKGYSRDHRPDLKQCVLDLITTQDGDLPLFVRVGDGNEADKAVFGKILVEFKKQIEFDSIMVCDSALYSQENLKLIQHLKWITRVPMTLKKAKELIQNVEIEEITDDEKKKRSHLHLEGYTWKEEIVTYGGIKQTWLIVSSEKRQKSDLEKLEKQLKQEEDKCQKLLKQLQSEEFEHPQSARYKLKAINKKLRFFEIIEVELIEACSKKNETIYKIVGLAQKNNEEIAKRTKESGRFILATNLVEENKLEPTEILITYKNQQSSERGFRFLKDPLFFADSFFVEKPERIETMLFLMSFCLLLYNLGQRELRKCLKRAKVGVKNQVGKLTERPTLRWMFQCFQGIHFVILNEVKQIVNLTEERRFILSCLPASCQKYYL
- a CDS encoding ComEA family DNA-binding protein, with product MTFSAWTKKLNPQRQAIRQRILNDPYYRFCSLEEIEIAAELGVKIEVNQATIDDWLRLPGISIHQARTLVNLVRIGVELLCIEDVAAALSISVQPLNPLVPLLSFCYYDPDSLLTPQRINPNTATIEQLESIFLIDIILAQKIVNNRQENGNYKNLVDFQKRLTLDGQIIAQLMHYLQF
- a CDS encoding NINE protein, which gives rise to MSSVEKLITQPKNRKMGIILALICTVIPWPIAGIHKFYLGQPIWGVIYFLLWNTPIPRIACAIDAVWYFVQGEQQFNAQFNGVNLQPNLLNINTSQPIQVGAIAEGLRELDRLREEGLVSDYEFEQKRRQLLDRIA
- a CDS encoding DUF1825 family protein, which codes for MGFFDSEVVQQEAKKLFEDYQSLMQLGGEYGKFDRQGKQIFIDKMEELMDRYKIFMKRFELSEDFMAQMTVQQLKTQLSQFGITPQQMFDQMNVTLERMKSEIQ